A stretch of DNA from Thiothrix subterranea:
GGCATCACCGTTCGGATGCGATTTCCTCGGTGCTGGTGTTATTGGCGATTGGCGGGGCGCAATTGGGTTTCCCTTGGCTGGACTCGGTAGCGGCTATCTTGGTCGCCGCCATGATTTTTTACATGGCCATTCAGCTCATTTTGGAAAGCACCAGTGAATTGGTGGATACCGGGTTAGACGCGCTGGAAGTCCAAGAGATGCGTGATTTTATTTGTGCCATCGACGGCGTGGAAAGCGTGCATTTATTGCGCACGCGCCGCATGGGGGGACGGGTGTTAGCCGATGCGCATTTGCAAGTCGATGGGCGCATCAGCGTTTCCGAAGGCCACCACATCAGTGATACCGTGATGTACCGTTTGCGGCGGCAGTTCCCGGCGATTAGCGATGTAATTATCCACATTGACCCCGAAGACGATGAAACGGTACACCCCAGCAAAAACCTGCCTTCGCGGGTTGAATTATTAGCTGCACTGCACGCACAGCCAGAAACGGCGGCATTATGGAACAGCATCGACGACCTCACTTTGCATTACCAAGGCGGCAAACTTCAACTCGACGTTATTTTGCTAACAATGCCGCCCGCAACAGCACTTTCAGGATTCAAAAACGCTTGTAGCAGCATTCCCGCCATTGAGTGCGTCAACTTTTTCACCAAAATAGTGCATTAAGCGCAAATTAAGCACTTATTTGGTGATTACGAAGAAACCCCTCCGAACCTCCCCTTATCAGGGGAGAGACCAGAAAGACTGCACTTCTTCGCTCCTCCCCTTATAAGGAGAGGCTGGGAGGGGTTTCTTAAAAATGGCATAAAACTTGCATTAAACCTCATCATTTCTGATTTATTGTATTGAACGAGGTTAATAGATGAGCAGCAATTTCGCGCGTACCCAAGCAATCCAAACCATCAGCCAGCGTTCCCCGA
This window harbors:
- a CDS encoding cation diffusion facilitator family transporter → MSGHQHTVTDTRTDDNSRKAVTQRVAFVGMSVNIFLVIVQIIGGILTHSQALIADAMHTLSDLVGDVVVLFAAHHAGKAADANHPYGHGRIETLATVILGLLLGGVAAAIFLQAWDRLSGDEPLITPEPWAMAIAALAIIGKEGLYHYTVHVAKRISSPMLKASAWHHRSDAISSVLVLLAIGGAQLGFPWLDSVAAILVAAMIFYMAIQLILESTSELVDTGLDALEVQEMRDFICAIDGVESVHLLRTRRMGGRVLADAHLQVDGRISVSEGHHISDTVMYRLRRQFPAISDVIIHIDPEDDETVHPSKNLPSRVELLAALHAQPETAALWNSIDDLTLHYQGGKLQLDVILLTMPPATALSGFKNACSSIPAIECVNFFTKIVH